The Populus alba chromosome 13, ASM523922v2, whole genome shotgun sequence genome contains the following window.
ttttattgttgtatatgCTGGAGAATCTAATCAGGTGAAAATTACTGTAGTTTGAAGCAGCTTGGGCTCTCACAAACATTGCTTCTGGAACATCTGAGAACACCAAGGTGGTGATTGATCATGGGGCTGTTCCTATATTCGTACAACTTCTTGGTTCTCCAAGTGATGATGTTCGTGAGCAGGTATGAAAATCGATCATGACCAGTGTTAACtagtttgattttcttttgtttatttaaattgtcTCGGGTTAGGTCTTAATGTTTTTGTTCAGTGTGaatgaatttggtttttattaattagttgcAGTCAGTAGCTATCCTGCTAGATAATCGTGACCAAACTCCTCCCTTATATGTTTGAATGTGCAGGCTGTGTGGGCTTTGGGAAATGTTGCTGGAGATTCTCCTAGATGCCGTGATCTTGTCCTTGGCCACGGAGCTTTGCTTCCTTTACTGGCACAATTAAATGAGAATGCCAAACTTTCTATGCTCAGAAATGCTACATGGACACTCTCAAACTTTTGTCGAGGCAAGCCACAACCTCCTTTTGATCAGGTTTGGTTATTCATTAGTTCATTTTTATTTGCGTTTTGACTGAATGTGAAAAGATCAATGCTCCacactttatttgttttcactTGATAATGGTCATGccatttatccttttttaatatttagttatgaGGGATTTCAGGGATCATTGCTGACTTGAATCTTTGTTGTTTGTAACATTTTATGTGATGGTTCTTAGGCCACAGGTCTTGACTTTTTGTTACAATCTCATTTAACAGGTTAAGCCTGCACTTCCAGCTCTTGCACGCCTTATTCATTCTGACGATGAAGAAGTCTTAACTGATGCATGTTGGGCACTCTCATATCTCTCTGATGGTACAAACGACAAAATTCAAGCTGTTATCGAAGCAGGAGTATGTCCACGGCTAGTTGAGCTTCTGCTGTGAGTATTAAATTGTGGGACTTGtactttctattttgttttaggCACCCAGATCCTGAACTTTTGTATCATGGTTCAGGCACCCATCTCCTTCAGTTCTGATTCCTGCTCTTCGCACTGTGGGAAATATCGTCACTGGGGATGATATGCAGACACAGGTATTTGTCGCTTATAGCCATATGTTTCTCTTGTGTGAAAAAAATCTACACTATTTTGTTATCCCACAATCTAGAAAATTCTTTTATTGGAGATACTGTCTCTGTTTTAGCATTCCTGTTAGTACCTCGATGATATCCCATACAGGGATAGTAAGTGTTCAGTATAATAGGTGTAGCATTTAGCCCACTTCATCCCTGTATTGGATGGAAGTGGAACCTAATGTTATAATGAATCAGTGGCCTGGCCAAATGCCCTCTACTTTTAGCAACTGCTTAAACAGCTATACGTTCTACAGTACTGTGAATTATTAACTATTTTTCATATTCGCTATAATCAATGCAGTTaagttttctaaataatttcaaaGTGGTGGACAATAGgctgtttaaatttttttactgtgTTATCCATGTTGGCATCAGTACCATTCATCTTAATAATGGGAGGAGTTTTGAGTTCAAAGTACCTTGTACACAAATTGTACATTAGTAGGCTTGTTATATATCGAAGGGAATAGGAGCAGATATGAAAAGGCATTTTAAGGAGAAAGCTAACAGGGGCATTCATGACCAGGAAATAGGGCATATGCTTATTTGCATAATATAACTGCCAGAGAAGGCAGTAGgagtttgtctttttatttcatGGTCATGAAAAGAAATgctttttttcaatcattttctgTTATTGGGAAAATCATTAAGGATGCACATGTGGACATTTTCATTGTAAGAAGAGATTTGCTTATCTCACGTGTTGACGTGTTCTGCTACCATGTAGTGTATCATCAATCATCAAGCGCTGCCTTGCCTTTTGAACTTGTTGGCCAACAATTATAAAAAGAGTATCAAGAAGGAAGCTTGTTGGACCATATCTAATATAACAGCTGGTAACAAGGAGCAGATCCAGGTAAGTCAGAAATACTTGTCGGttccatttatttattaaattgcaTCAATTCAGTCTGAACGATGGATCGATTTTCTGTATATCTTGTTCATGAAATTTTGCAGGCTGTAATTGAAGCTAATATTATCAGTCCACTTGTTCATCTACTTCAAAATGCTGAGTTTGACATCAAGAAAGAGGCAGCATGGGCAATTTCAAATGCTACATCTGGTGGTGCCCATGAACAAATCAAGTAAGAAGCAGTAATCTTGTTATTTTGGAAAATATGTTTTGCAAATTGAGTAGTGAATCAACCAGCCTGCTCATCTGGGTGTACACATGGTTTCCAGGTACCTTGTCAGCCAGGGTTGTATCAAGCCCTTGTGTGACCTTCTCATTTGCCCAGATCCAAGGATTGTAACAGTCTGTTTAGAAGGCCTTGAAAACATCTTAAAGGTTGGAGAAGCTGACAAGAATGTCAGTGAAACTGGAGGTGTAAATCTCTATGCTCAGATGATTGATGACGCTGAAGGATTGGAGAAAATTGAGAATCTACAGTCACATGACAACACTGAGATATATGAGAAGGCAGTGAAGATTCTTGAGACATATTGGTTGGAAGAGGAGGATGAAACAATGCCACCAGGAGATGCTTCCCAATCTGGGTTCCAATTTGGGGGTGAGGCTCCTGCTGTTCCCTCTGGCGGATTCAACTTCGGCTAAAGGTATATATTAATTGTGTGATGGTTCATATTCTGGTAAATCCAGGCTAATTTTTGGTGATCAGCATGGAGGGCCAATGGGCATCTAAGTTTTGCTACCCAAGGTcccaaaaactgaaaaatatttttccagcACTCAATGATGTATTATTGATTGCAGGAGTTTTAGCTGCAGGCTCCATTGAAGTCCTTGAGGAGTGTGGTGAGATGGTCGTCAGGTTCAGGTCAGGTGTCTTGGTGTCTTGGTGTCATGTTTGGTCTACCTCTGGTTTCGGGTAGTGGTTGATAGGGTGTTGGACTGGCTCGGGTTTCATTATGGCCAGAGTAATACGTTGCAGGAAGAGAAATGAATGTGATTGGTGGCATGATTGAACTTGGGTTTCCATGTCTAGAATATTTTGGGAAACCTGAGTTCATTTTAAAGGGAGTAGTTATCCCAGGAGATTGGGGTCTTATAAAAAGGACATGGAGTCTCtctcactgtttttttttttattattaaaatatttctacgGTCCTAGTCGTCATGGTAGCATCTCTGCTTCCCTTTTCATAGTGTTAATTTTTGGCACTCAGAAAATCTTTATATTGCCACGCTTGTAGTTTCAAGGAATATTGGAATGATGTTTCCTTTACATTGTAAGAGTCGGTTGCAAAGATACGAGTCTCCTAGCTGTTTTCTAGGATATATACAATGTACTGGCTTGCTATTTCGAGTGTCCAAAACTCTTATATTGAAGGGAAATGTTGAACTGCTATCAgtattgatttattattttgatttcaccGTTCACCATCTTTGTTCCAGCTTTCCTATCAATTTCTTCGTATGAAGACACCTTCTTGCATATAGTTCTTGGCACTTTAATCCCAGTAACTCCGAAGAGTTTTGTTAGCATCGTGATTGGTCACCTCCTTGCAACTTGCAATTTTAGATTTAACTTGCCTTTCATTAACTTACCTTCTCTTTCTCAATTCTCGCTAACCCACCACTCCAAATCCGAACCCCATTGCTTTCCTTATTGCACTTTCCTCTTCTAGTCTCTCAAACCCCAACAAAAATCTCAGAACTTTGGCTCCAAACCCCATCAAAATGAGGGATCTTTTGCTTGTAACAAGGCACCAAaaattgttctgtttttttagattaacacgGGTGTTTAGATCAGTTTGTGTGTGTTGATTAATTCCatgaattctaaaattaataattatataaacttttaatagtGATTTATGACATTCGAATAAATAATGGCCTGAGAGCAAATtcaagtacaaaaaaatatatttgaaggtGATGTCTTTTTGGCAAAGAAGATGATGCGTGAGAGTGTTCGGTTTTTCATggcttttaaataaaatagttatgGGTGGGTATTACTTTATAGGATGGTTTAGATTGGTTTTTCATggcttttaaataaaatagttatgGGTGGGTATTAATTTATAGGATGGTTTAgattggttttattttgaataaatttttttactcaaataatatcatttcaagccttttttttttttttttttacatcactttattttttaaataattataatttaaataacctCGACGAATTTCTTGGGCTA
Protein-coding sequences here:
- the LOC118060954 gene encoding importin subunit alpha-1 isoform X1, giving the protein MSLRPSARTEVRRNRYKVAVDAEEGRRRREDNMVEIRKNRREESLQKKRREGLQAQAMPASLHSSAAEKKQLEHLPSMVAGVWTEDGNLQLEATTQFRKLLSIERSPPIEEVIQAGVVPRFVQFLMREDFPQLQFEAAWALTNIASGTSENTKVVIDHGAVPIFVQLLGSPSDDVREQAVWALGNVAGDSPRCRDLVLGHGALLPLLAQLNENAKLSMLRNATWTLSNFCRGKPQPPFDQVKPALPALARLIHSDDEEVLTDACWALSYLSDGTNDKIQAVIEAGVCPRLVELLLHPSPSVLIPALRTVGNIVTGDDMQTQCIINHQALPCLLNLLANNYKKSIKKEACWTISNITAGNKEQIQAVIEANIISPLVHLLQNAEFDIKKEAAWAISNATSGGAHEQIKYLVSQGCIKPLCDLLICPDPRIVTVCLEGLENILKVGEADKNVSETGGVNLYAQMIDDAEGLEKIENLQSHDNTEIYEKAVKILETYWLEEEDETMPPGDASQSGFQFGGEAPAVPSGGFNFG
- the LOC118060954 gene encoding importin subunit alpha-1 isoform X2: MSLRPSARTEVRRNRYKVAVDAEEGRRRREDNMVEIRKNRREESLQKKRREGLQAQAMPASLHSSAAEKKLEHLPSMVAGVWTEDGNLQLEATTQFRKLLSIERSPPIEEVIQAGVVPRFVQFLMREDFPQLQFEAAWALTNIASGTSENTKVVIDHGAVPIFVQLLGSPSDDVREQAVWALGNVAGDSPRCRDLVLGHGALLPLLAQLNENAKLSMLRNATWTLSNFCRGKPQPPFDQVKPALPALARLIHSDDEEVLTDACWALSYLSDGTNDKIQAVIEAGVCPRLVELLLHPSPSVLIPALRTVGNIVTGDDMQTQCIINHQALPCLLNLLANNYKKSIKKEACWTISNITAGNKEQIQAVIEANIISPLVHLLQNAEFDIKKEAAWAISNATSGGAHEQIKYLVSQGCIKPLCDLLICPDPRIVTVCLEGLENILKVGEADKNVSETGGVNLYAQMIDDAEGLEKIENLQSHDNTEIYEKAVKILETYWLEEEDETMPPGDASQSGFQFGGEAPAVPSGGFNFG